A window of the Tiliqua scincoides isolate rTilSci1 chromosome 5, rTilSci1.hap2, whole genome shotgun sequence genome harbors these coding sequences:
- the LOC136654106 gene encoding neurophysin 1-like: protein MSNNMLAFGLLWLVALSSACYIQNCPIGGKRSILDMDVRKCLSCGPRNRGNCFGPNLCRGEELGCYLGTAETLRCQEENFLPTPCESGKKLCGNNRGTCAATGICCNTEGCMLDCVCDQE, encoded by the exons ATGTCTAACAACATGCTTGCCTTCGGCTTGCTTTGGCTTGTGGCCCTCTCGTCAGCCTGCTACATCCAGAACTGTCCCATTGGAGGGAAGCGCTCCATCCTGGATATGGACGTCCGAAAG TGCCTCTCCTGTGGGCCTAGGAACAGGGGGAATTGCTTTGGGCCCAACCTCTGCCGTGGAGAAGAGCTGGGCTGCTACTTGGGCACTGCAGAAACCCTGAGATGTCAAGAAGAAAACTTCCTCCCGACcccttgtgagtctggaaagaaACTGTGCGGGAACAACAGAGGCACCTGTGCTGCTACCGGCATCTGCTGCAACACCG AGGGCTGCATGCTAGACTGTGTGTGTGACCAAGAATGA